One window from the genome of Leuconostoc suionicum encodes:
- the dnaA gene encoding chromosomal replication initiator protein DnaA has protein sequence MTKPITKEELWSKVQAEFFTKLGRVTFSTYIEPLKPLTLEDTSLTLAVPSDMAQDIIDQWDSEYSMDFVQFAMSIADGFIKPDLQVAEAKPNTIPTFSDNLSFTRESDLNPDFTFEKFVIGSGNENAYAVARAVADEPGQVYNPYLIYGGVGLGKTHLMQAIGNAYAVSTPSAHIKYATAEDFLNDFTESLRAGDGATAAFKQEYRSVDLLLVDDIQFWSGKEKVQEEFFNTFNVLTKNGKQIVMTSDKLPTEIVDLQTRLTSRFEAGIMMDIQKPDLPTRVAILQNLSESDGLDIPNDVLELIAEKIDSNVRSLEGAFHKFEASLRYMNKPATKETAQQILGDLNINQGFKITVERIQQVVADYYMQTIDDLKSSSRKKDLVTARHVAMYLTRTLTNESLPDIGRSFGGRDHSSVLHATTKITEKSESDPRTKEMLDALTDEIKHGK, from the coding sequence GTGACAAAACCAATAACCAAAGAAGAATTATGGTCAAAAGTGCAAGCCGAATTTTTTACCAAGCTCGGTCGTGTTACTTTTTCCACCTATATAGAACCGCTAAAACCGCTGACTCTAGAGGATACCAGTTTAACATTAGCAGTACCAAGTGATATGGCGCAAGATATAATTGATCAATGGGATAGTGAGTACTCCATGGACTTTGTACAATTTGCCATGTCAATTGCTGATGGTTTTATTAAACCCGACTTGCAAGTGGCCGAAGCAAAGCCTAACACCATACCAACTTTTTCAGATAATTTATCATTTACGCGCGAATCTGACTTAAATCCAGATTTTACTTTTGAAAAATTTGTTATTGGCTCAGGAAACGAGAATGCCTATGCTGTCGCGCGTGCAGTTGCTGATGAACCTGGACAAGTATACAATCCTTATTTAATTTATGGTGGAGTTGGTCTAGGCAAAACACATTTGATGCAAGCTATTGGCAATGCGTATGCTGTGTCGACGCCAAGCGCACACATTAAATACGCTACAGCTGAAGATTTTTTGAACGATTTTACTGAATCCTTACGCGCAGGGGATGGTGCTACAGCAGCTTTTAAGCAAGAATATCGTTCTGTTGACCTCTTACTTGTTGATGATATCCAATTCTGGTCTGGAAAAGAAAAAGTTCAAGAAGAATTTTTCAATACTTTTAACGTTTTAACTAAAAATGGTAAACAAATCGTTATGACTTCAGATAAATTACCAACAGAAATTGTTGATCTACAAACACGATTAACATCACGTTTTGAAGCCGGCATTATGATGGATATTCAAAAACCTGATTTACCAACAAGAGTAGCTATTCTACAAAATTTGTCTGAATCTGATGGCTTAGATATTCCTAACGATGTATTAGAATTAATTGCCGAAAAAATTGATTCCAATGTGCGTAGCTTAGAAGGGGCGTTCCATAAGTTTGAAGCCAGCTTGCGATACATGAATAAGCCGGCTACAAAGGAAACAGCTCAACAAATATTAGGTGATTTAAATATTAATCAAGGCTTCAAGATCACTGTTGAGCGCATTCAACAGGTTGTGGCAGATTATTATATGCAAACTATTGATGATCTTAAAAGTTCAAGCCGCAAAAAAGATCTTGTCACTGCACGGCATGTTGCTATGTATCTAACGAGAACGCTAACAAATGAAAGTTTGCCTGACATTGGCCGTTCATTTGGTGGGCGAGATCATTCTTCGGTATTACATGCCACAACCAAAATAACTGAAAAATCAGAGAGCGATCCGCGTACAAAAGAAATGTTGGACGCCCTAACTGATGAAATTAAACATGGCAAATAA
- the dnaN gene encoding DNA polymerase III subunit beta translates to MQFTINRSAFIKALNDVSRAISSRTTIPILTNIKLVLNDEELVLTGSNADISIETTVPQSDTSAQLIITTPGGITLPATFFINIVKRLPDDAMTLNVEGLRATITSGASSFTINGQDVQNYPQLPEMDDVQSLSVSAAQLVDIISQTKISASTQESRPILTGIHLQLTGNSVKAVTTDSHRLSQRIVQLTGTDANNVDANVIIPAKSFNELQALLEGQDRVEIKFSTNQAVFDLGHTTFYSHLLEGNYPETDRLIPTESTTQITIEASSLLGAIDRASLLSHESRNNVVQLSLKAGRAVLTGTSQEVGQVTEKLNANSIEGEDLDISFNPDYVRDALRIFNGKRVDVKFTSNLRPFTLTPEGETDNKQLQLITPVRTF, encoded by the coding sequence ATGCAATTTACAATTAACCGTTCAGCCTTTATTAAAGCCCTCAATGATGTATCACGTGCTATCTCATCACGAACAACTATTCCAATTTTGACTAATATCAAATTAGTTTTAAATGATGAAGAATTAGTCCTTACTGGTTCAAATGCAGATATTTCTATTGAAACAACTGTGCCACAATCAGATACCAGTGCCCAATTAATTATTACAACTCCTGGTGGTATTACCTTACCGGCAACTTTCTTTATTAATATTGTTAAGCGTCTTCCTGATGATGCAATGACTCTTAATGTTGAGGGCTTACGAGCTACTATTACATCCGGTGCCTCATCATTTACAATTAATGGACAAGACGTACAAAACTACCCACAATTGCCAGAAATGGATGATGTGCAAAGCTTGAGCGTTTCTGCTGCGCAACTTGTTGATATTATTTCGCAAACAAAAATTTCAGCTTCTACACAAGAAAGTCGACCAATTTTAACTGGGATACATCTACAATTGACAGGAAATAGCGTGAAGGCAGTTACGACTGATTCTCATCGCTTATCTCAACGTATCGTTCAGCTAACAGGAACTGATGCCAACAATGTTGATGCAAATGTTATTATTCCAGCAAAATCTTTTAATGAATTACAAGCATTACTCGAGGGACAAGATCGTGTGGAAATCAAGTTTTCTACCAATCAAGCGGTGTTTGATTTAGGACATACAACATTTTATTCACATTTACTGGAAGGAAACTATCCTGAGACAGATCGTTTGATTCCCACGGAGAGCACGACACAAATCACAATTGAGGCAAGCTCGTTACTGGGTGCAATTGATCGAGCAAGTTTGCTGAGTCACGAAAGTCGCAATAACGTTGTTCAATTGTCATTAAAAGCAGGGCGTGCAGTGTTAACCGGTACATCTCAAGAAGTTGGACAGGTAACCGAAAAGTTGAATGCCAATAGCATTGAAGGGGAAGACTTAGATATCTCTTTCAATCCGGATTACGTTCGTGATGCTTTGCGTATTTTTAATGGCAAGCGTGTAGATGTTAAATTTACAAGTAATTTACGTCCGTTTACTTTGACACCTGAAGGAGAGACGGATAACAAACAATTACAACTCATAACACCAGTACGCACATTTTAA
- the yaaA gene encoding S4 domain-containing protein YaaA: MTTSVRITTEYITLTQLLKEENIISSGGQAKYYLMDFPVLLNGETENRRGKKLYDHDEIVIDGETYVIELAENAEELIAEAEIQRAERAMNAKKTVRDDRIKAQKAAAAKARKEARFAELRKKNRTRAGGFGRSTNKPKGPGSWNSNR, translated from the coding sequence ATGACAACCAGCGTACGTATCACAACTGAATACATTACTTTGACACAATTATTAAAAGAAGAGAACATTATTTCATCAGGCGGCCAAGCCAAATATTATTTAATGGATTTTCCGGTGCTACTCAACGGAGAAACAGAAAATCGTCGCGGTAAAAAGTTATACGATCATGATGAGATTGTTATTGACGGCGAAACGTACGTAATTGAATTAGCAGAGAATGCTGAAGAGTTGATAGCAGAAGCTGAGATACAAAGAGCTGAACGTGCTATGAACGCTAAAAAAACCGTCCGTGATGATCGTATTAAGGCACAAAAGGCAGCTGCAGCCAAAGCCCGTAAGGAAGCTAGATTTGCTGAATTACGCAAAAAAAATCGTACTCGTGCTGGTGGATTTGGTCGCTCGACAAACAAACCTAAAGGACCCGGTTCGTGGAACTCGAATCGTTAA
- the recF gene encoding DNA replication/repair protein RecF (All proteins in this family for which functions are known are DNA-binding proteins that assist the filamentation of RecA onto DNA for the initiation of recombination or recombinational repair.) yields the protein MELESLKLDHYRNYSDLTLEFSSGVNVFLGENAQGKTNLLESIYVLALARSHRTSSDKDLVQWQAKEATISGRVKRSISETPLSLHFSNKGKKARVNHLEQSKLSHYIGQLNVILFAPEDLELVKGSPSVRRRFIDMEFGQMNPLYLYNTTQYKRILKERNAYLKRLQLKQTTDTVFLDVLSEQLIDVGSQILIARQEFLNKLELAAQPIHAEISDQREALKLRYMSSVDFTSDASLEEVKSVFADALSRQRSREIIQGSTMVGPHRDELQFDVNGNNVAVFGSQGQQRTTALAIKLAEIDLMQQETGEYPVLLLDDVLSELDASRQTHLLLAIQDKVQTFITAPTLSDIARQLIRKPRVFHVKQGVITLENDT from the coding sequence GTGGAACTCGAATCGTTAAAGCTCGATCATTATCGTAATTATTCAGATTTAACGCTGGAATTCAGCTCGGGTGTGAATGTTTTTCTTGGTGAAAATGCGCAAGGGAAAACAAACTTATTAGAAAGTATTTATGTATTGGCACTTGCAAGGTCACATAGAACCAGTAGTGACAAAGACTTGGTCCAGTGGCAAGCAAAAGAAGCAACTATTAGTGGCCGGGTTAAACGTTCTATTAGTGAGACCCCGCTGTCGCTCCATTTTTCTAATAAGGGTAAAAAAGCACGGGTTAATCATCTTGAACAATCAAAGCTGTCGCATTATATCGGGCAACTCAATGTCATTTTGTTTGCACCAGAAGATCTTGAGCTGGTTAAAGGTTCACCAAGCGTACGTCGCCGTTTTATTGACATGGAGTTTGGCCAAATGAACCCCTTGTATTTGTATAATACGACACAATACAAGCGGATTTTAAAAGAAAGAAATGCTTATCTTAAGCGTTTGCAACTTAAACAGACAACAGACACAGTATTCTTGGATGTATTGAGTGAACAATTGATTGATGTAGGTTCACAGATTTTAATTGCACGTCAAGAATTTTTGAACAAATTAGAATTGGCTGCACAACCAATTCACGCTGAAATATCTGATCAGCGTGAAGCTTTGAAATTACGTTACATGAGTTCGGTTGATTTTACTTCAGATGCTAGTCTTGAAGAGGTAAAATCGGTATTCGCTGATGCATTGTCACGTCAGCGTTCACGTGAAATTATACAAGGATCGACAATGGTTGGTCCTCATCGCGACGAATTACAATTTGATGTTAATGGGAATAATGTTGCTGTTTTTGGCTCACAAGGGCAGCAGCGAACAACGGCGTTGGCTATTAAATTAGCCGAAATTGATTTAATGCAACAAGAAACTGGTGAGTATCCAGTATTGCTTCTCGATGATGTACTTAGTGAACTTGATGCCAGTCGGCAGACACATTTATTATTGGCAATTCAAGATAAGGTGCAAACATTTATCACTGCACCAACACTCAGCGATATTGCACGGCAACTCATTCGAAAACCACGTGTGTTTCATGTGAAACAAGGAGTGATTACACTCGAAAACGACACATAG
- the gyrB gene encoding DNA topoisomerase (ATP-hydrolyzing) subunit B: MAENNENKDQELESVDDIITDDEEIRHASTVDANAGDYNADQIQVLEGLEAVRKRPGMYIGTTTAQGLHHLVWEIVDNGIDEALAGFASHITVTIEKDNSITVTDDGRGIPVDIQTKTGKPALETVFTVLHAGGKFGGGGYKVSGGLHGVGASVVNALSTDLDVKVVRNNKVYYMDFKVGRVHTTMRTLDEKPTIERGTIVHFKPDADIFRETTTYNYKTLLTRVRELAFLNKGLRISIADKRLEEPIKESFHFEGGIKEYVQYLNEDKQVIFPEPVYVEGEENGIVVEAALQYTTDIKDSLRTFANNINTYEGGTHETGFKTALTRVINDYARKNGQIKDGAESLTGEDVREGMTAIVSIKHPDPQFEGQTKTKLGNSDARQATDRMFSETFSRFMMENPNVAKQIVEKGVLAQKARLAAKRAREMTRKQSGLEIGNLPGKLADNTSNDPAISELFIVEGDSAGGSAKQGRNRVTQAILPIRGKILNVGKASLERVLANEEIRSLFTAMGTGFGDDFNVEKANYHKVIIMTDADVDGAHIRTLLLTLFYRYMRPLVDAGYIYIAQPPLYGVALGNNKSMTYLDSDEELESYLSQLPSNVKPKVQRYKGLGEMDYDQLADTTMDAQNRRLLRVDPADAEEAEAVIDMLMGGDVPPRRKFIEDNAVFVENLDI; this comes from the coding sequence ATGGCAGAAAATAACGAAAATAAAGATCAAGAATTAGAATCAGTTGATGATATCATTACTGATGACGAAGAAATTCGACACGCTAGCACGGTTGATGCGAATGCCGGTGATTATAATGCTGATCAAATTCAAGTATTGGAAGGCTTAGAGGCTGTTCGTAAGCGTCCCGGAATGTATATAGGAACGACTACAGCCCAGGGTTTGCATCATTTGGTGTGGGAGATTGTCGACAATGGTATTGATGAAGCGTTGGCAGGATTTGCTTCCCACATAACGGTAACAATTGAAAAAGATAATTCAATTACTGTAACAGACGATGGACGAGGTATTCCAGTTGATATCCAAACAAAAACAGGTAAGCCCGCGCTAGAGACTGTGTTCACCGTGCTTCACGCTGGTGGAAAGTTTGGCGGCGGCGGGTATAAAGTCTCTGGTGGATTACATGGTGTTGGTGCTTCTGTTGTTAATGCGTTGTCAACAGACTTAGATGTTAAAGTGGTTCGTAATAATAAAGTTTACTATATGGACTTCAAAGTTGGTCGTGTTCACACAACTATGAGAACCTTAGACGAGAAACCAACGATTGAACGCGGTACAATTGTTCACTTTAAACCTGATGCTGATATTTTTCGCGAGACAACAACTTATAATTACAAAACCTTGTTGACACGTGTGCGCGAATTGGCCTTTTTAAATAAAGGATTGCGTATTTCGATTGCTGACAAGCGTTTAGAAGAACCAATCAAAGAAAGCTTCCATTTTGAAGGTGGTATTAAAGAATATGTTCAATACCTAAACGAAGATAAGCAAGTTATTTTTCCTGAACCGGTTTATGTTGAGGGCGAGGAAAATGGAATCGTCGTTGAAGCTGCTTTACAATATACAACTGACATAAAAGACAGTTTGCGTACTTTTGCAAACAATATTAATACTTATGAAGGCGGAACACATGAAACCGGCTTTAAAACAGCATTGACACGTGTGATTAATGATTACGCACGTAAAAATGGTCAAATTAAAGATGGTGCGGAAAGCTTGACTGGTGAAGATGTTCGTGAAGGAATGACAGCGATTGTTTCTATTAAGCATCCAGATCCACAGTTTGAAGGACAAACGAAGACGAAATTGGGCAATTCTGATGCGCGTCAAGCCACAGATCGCATGTTCTCAGAAACATTTAGTCGTTTCATGATGGAAAACCCAAATGTTGCTAAACAGATTGTTGAAAAAGGTGTCTTGGCTCAAAAAGCACGTTTAGCGGCTAAGCGTGCTCGCGAAATGACACGTAAACAATCTGGTTTGGAAATTGGTAATCTACCCGGAAAGCTGGCGGATAACACATCAAACGACCCTGCCATTTCAGAATTGTTCATCGTTGAGGGTGACTCTGCCGGTGGTTCTGCTAAGCAAGGACGAAACCGTGTAACACAAGCTATTTTGCCGATTCGTGGTAAAATTTTGAATGTTGGGAAAGCTTCCCTGGAACGTGTTTTGGCTAACGAAGAAATTCGCTCGCTCTTCACAGCTATGGGAACTGGCTTTGGGGATGATTTTAATGTTGAAAAAGCTAACTATCATAAAGTTATTATTATGACTGATGCGGATGTTGATGGCGCACATATTCGTACGTTACTTTTGACATTATTCTATCGCTATATGCGACCTTTGGTTGATGCTGGCTATATTTATATTGCTCAGCCACCTTTGTATGGCGTTGCTTTAGGCAACAACAAATCAATGACTTACTTGGATTCTGATGAAGAACTTGAGTCATATTTGTCGCAATTGCCATCCAATGTTAAGCCAAAAGTGCAACGATACAAGGGACTTGGAGAAATGGATTATGACCAATTAGCTGATACGACCATGGATGCTCAGAACCGTCGTCTATTACGTGTTGATCCAGCTGATGCTGAAGAAGCTGAGGCAGTTATTGACATGTTGATGGGTGGCGACGTGCCTCCACGTCGAAAGTTTATTGAAGATAATGCAGTCTTTGTTGAAAATTTGGATATTTAA